Within Micromonospora parathelypteridis, the genomic segment TCCGACGTAGCCGCCCTGGGCGGGCACTGCCGCCACACATGATCGACTCAATGTCGGCGACATCGCGGTATCAGGGCGGTGGGATGCCCCAATATCCGGGAGATCGAGCGGATCTCGCCGGACTAACGCGGGCGGCCGGGAGTGGTCGATCCGGATTGTCGGCGAAGCGCCGCAAACAGCAAGATCCCCACCTGCGTTTCCGCTGGCGGGGATCTCTGTAGCCCGGCGAAAGGCTATGTGGCCAGGGGCGGGGTCGAACCGCCGACCTTCCGATTTTCAGTCGGACGCTCGTACCAACTGAGCTACCTGGCCGTACCGCTCGGCTCATGCTACCCGGCAACCGGACGAACCGGCGGCAGGGTGACATGCTCCGATACGCAGAACGCCGCGCGAGGCGCGGCGTCAGCGCTGCGGTCCTGACGGGACTTGAACCCGCGACCTCCGCCTTGACAGGGCGGCGAGCACTCCAACTGCTCCACAGGACCTAGCTTGTGTTGCTCCGACTTGCGCCGGTATTGCTCCGGCTTACGCCGGTCGTGCCCCCAACGGGATTCGAACCCGTGCTACCGCCTTGAAAGGGCGGCGTCCTGGGCCGCTAGACGATGAGGGCGGCCCCGCCATCATTGCACATTGCAACTTCAAGCGGACTTGCTCCCATCCGGCCCCGCCGGAGGCTTGGAAAGCATACGTGATGCCCGGTCGGTCGACAAAATCGGTATGGGCAAGGGCTTTGAGCGGGGCATAACTGCAGGTCAAGGCCGGTCTAGCGGAGCCGGGTGATGCCGAAGCGCTGCTTCAGGTCGGCGATCACGTGGGGGCAGGCGGCGAGCGTCGCAGCCCGATTTCCGCCCCCGTCATGCAGCAGCACGATGGAACCGGGGCGGGCGGAGGAGTGGACTCGCTTACCGATCGTGGCGGCGGTCGGCTTGTCCCAGTCCTGCGGGTCGACCGACCAGTGCAGGGGGCGCATGCCAAGGTCCTTCGCCACCGCCAGCACCTCCGACGTCCACCGGCCACCCGGCTGCCGGTAGAAGGACACCTTCGCGCCGGGCGCCGCCGCCTGGATGGCCTTGTTGGTGCGATCCAGGTCGGCCTTGATCTCGGCGACAGGTCGCCGAGCCAGGTCGAGGTCGTGTCGCCAGCTGTGGTTGCAGAGCTGGTGGCCCTCGCGGACGATCCGGCGGACCAGCTCCGGGTGACGCTGCACCTCGCGACCGACCACGCAGAAGGTGGCGGTCACCTTGGCGGCCCGCAGTTGGTCGAGCACCCTGGGTGTCCAGGCCGGGCTGGGCCCGTCGTCGAAGGTCAAGACCACTGGGCGTACGCCGGTGTTGCGCCGCAGGCCGGTGGGGAGCTTGGCCGGCAGCGGTCGCAGCGGAGGCTTGGGCGGCTTGGCGACGGTGGGGTGTGGCGACGGAGTGGGGGCGGGCGTGGTCGGTTGCACCGGCTGCGGTGCGCCGGCGGG encodes:
- a CDS encoding polysaccharide deacetylase family protein, producing MQARAVLASVLAVALVLSGCAQPDRTIAPAGAPQPVQPTTPAPTPSPHPTVAKPPKPPLRPLPAKLPTGLRRNTGVRPVVLTFDDGPSPAWTPRVLDQLRAAKVTATFCVVGREVQRHPELVRRIVREGHQLCNHSWRHDLDLARRPVAEIKADLDRTNKAIQAAAPGAKVSFYRQPGGRWTSEVLAVAKDLGMRPLHWSVDPQDWDKPTAATIGKRVHSSARPGSIVLLHDGGGNRAATLAACPHVIADLKQRFGITRLR